A part of Bacillus thuringiensis genomic DNA contains:
- a CDS encoding aspartyl-phosphate phosphatase Spo0E family protein: MFTVKRKYTLEKLSRDIHMKREEMIQLGLTSGLNSMETIQVSQELDKLILQYQCYKEKQTPKWLSIIKVPIFQIGYEGKSSNFWRMLVAGFMK; this comes from the coding sequence ATGTTTACTGTAAAAAGGAAGTACACATTAGAAAAGCTTTCACGTGATATTCATATGAAACGTGAAGAAATGATTCAATTAGGTTTAACGAGTGGGTTAAATAGTATGGAGACGATTCAAGTGAGTCAAGAATTGGACAAGCTTATTTTACAGTACCAGTGTTATAAAGAAAAACAAACACCAAAATGGTTATCAATTATAAAGGTACCTATTTTTCAAATTGGGTATGAAGGGAAATCGAGTAATTTTTGGCGAATGC
- the cbpA gene encoding cyclic di-AMP binding protein CbpA: protein MRVKYHFLPKQQVTFCKINDSGEEALHIMNETGFRAIPVLAEDEKKFMGITYKVDLLEKKCNSGLEKLSTKHMLEDSSAFIFEKDSFFRAFYVIRRLPFLAVLNDYNEFVGILTHSNIFDVIEDSFGMRTGGYILTIATQDCKGTIKELGTLLKAFNIGGLFTLDNGDQYIRRVIVNIADELNEKRLKQLIEKIEKKGFRVSHVDYI from the coding sequence TTGCGAGTTAAATATCATTTTCTGCCAAAACAGCAAGTAACATTTTGCAAAATAAACGATTCAGGTGAAGAGGCTTTGCACATTATGAATGAAACGGGATTTCGAGCAATCCCTGTATTAGCAGAAGATGAAAAGAAATTCATGGGGATTACTTATAAAGTAGATCTTTTAGAAAAGAAGTGTAATAGCGGATTAGAGAAATTAAGTACGAAACATATGCTAGAAGATTCCTCTGCATTTATTTTTGAAAAGGATTCTTTTTTTAGAGCATTTTATGTTATTCGTCGACTTCCATTTTTAGCTGTGCTAAATGATTATAATGAATTTGTCGGTATCTTAACGCATTCTAATATATTTGATGTTATTGAAGATTCATTCGGTATGCGGACGGGTGGTTATATATTAACAATTGCAACACAAGATTGTAAGGGAACGATTAAAGAACTTGGGACATTGTTGAAAGCTTTTAATATCGGTGGACTATTTACGCTAGATAACGGTGATCAATATATTCGCCGCGTTATCGTAAATATAGCAGATGAGTTAAATGAAAAAAGATTGAAGCAATTAATCGAAAAAATAGAGAAAAAAGGATTCAGGGTGAGTCATGTAGACTATATTTAA
- a CDS encoding divergent polysaccharide deacetylase family protein has translation MRKYTIALLIFTMFLPSFLFPVQAKAHTNKVAIVIDDFGNNMKGTDKMLSLPIPLTVAVMPFLPSTKEDAIAAHKKGHEVIIHMPMEPIKGKKEWLGPKAITTDLSDEEINNRLEQAIQEVPHAIGMNNHMGSKVTADERIVRLILAACKKHGLFYLDSKTNPKSVVPKIGKELGVPIIENQLFFDDVYTAAHISKQAQLLIKKLQEKPIMVAIGHVGPPGEITSRVIETSIPKIREHADFIFLSDLALSPPPVSK, from the coding sequence ATGCGCAAATATACGATTGCATTGCTTATATTTACTATGTTCTTACCATCCTTCTTATTTCCTGTTCAAGCAAAGGCCCATACAAACAAAGTCGCTATTGTCATTGATGACTTCGGCAATAACATGAAGGGGACTGATAAAATGTTATCACTTCCTATTCCACTGACTGTTGCGGTTATGCCTTTTCTCCCTTCCACAAAGGAAGATGCGATAGCGGCTCATAAAAAAGGGCACGAAGTTATTATACATATGCCAATGGAACCTATTAAAGGTAAAAAAGAATGGCTTGGACCAAAAGCAATTACAACTGATTTAAGCGACGAAGAAATAAATAACAGACTCGAACAAGCGATTCAAGAAGTACCACATGCAATTGGGATGAACAATCATATGGGATCAAAAGTGACCGCGGACGAAAGAATTGTAAGGCTTATACTTGCAGCTTGTAAAAAACACGGTTTATTTTATTTAGATAGCAAAACAAATCCTAAGAGTGTTGTCCCAAAAATCGGGAAAGAATTAGGAGTTCCTATTATTGAAAACCAATTATTTTTTGATGATGTGTATACGGCGGCACATATTTCAAAACAAGCCCAATTACTCATTAAAAAACTTCAAGAAAAACCGATTATGGTAGCTATCGGACACGTTGGACCTCCAGGTGAAATTACATCACGTGTTATAGAAACTTCTATTCCTAAAATTCGTGAACATGCAGATTTTATTTTTTTATCTGATTTAGCATTATCTCCGCCTCCTGTTTCAAAATAA